One region of Oryza glaberrima chromosome 7, OglaRS2, whole genome shotgun sequence genomic DNA includes:
- the LOC127780222 gene encoding transposon Tf2-1 polyprotein: protein MAEGEVGSLSEKVTELTGNLNAILRSLQGMEKWIPSVDASMKELRQAVDQVNSQVTILENRSQETTTPKGQMPKGHCVEENHQENATRASFAQERPLDDLLGETNVKSSGETSFREPYKPSSKTPFSGKGILGSSPDENKKVKEKPRWEERFDSLKAARRARGECFKCGEKYGPGHKCPKSVQLHVLEELLEVFLAQEGNSHNEEETEGTSDEELVLSECAMSGTTGKRTIRLQGLLQNQEILVLVDSGSFSNFLSEQLVSKLQLPTQTSAPSQVTIADGGKILCNQVVANLEWWCQGHTFSTDLKVLSLGSYDMILGMEWLEDFSPMWIDWKRKKMRFTYAGNRITLVGVKEQLDHCKPVTAKQLKGLAKSGAIAQLVQLCSLEEAKLDQQIPPEIQQVLERTKPVNLKPYRYSPGQKDEIERQVKQMLHQGIIKPSTSPFASPISLVRKKDGTWRFCVDYRGLNEVMVKNKFPMLVVDELLDELAGAQWFTKLDMRLGYHQIKLLDEDEHKTAFKTHHGLYEFRVMPFGLTNAPATFQGLMNSIFAPMLRKGVLVFVDDIMVYSSSLQEHVYHLQQVFELLQQHQLFVKASKCSFAQQQLEYLGHIIGVTGVATDPAKIQAVTDWPVLKTLKQLRGFLGLTGYYRKFMQHYGLLAKPLTNLLKKGVSYNWTSVEQEAFDCLKHALTHAPVLKLPDFQKEFVIETDASGKGIGAVLMQDGHPLAYISKAFGSKSQSLSTYEKECLAILLAIRKWRQYLQHNVFTIQTDHKSLIHLGEQQLLTGMQHKAFLKLMGLQYKLRYKKGQENQAADALSRKNEEENMAISTSVQKWLEIIQEGYERDDKAKHLLAKLSLSQSGMGDFQLQQGIIRHKGKICLGVHATYQRIKGLFSWKGLKKDVQQYVLSCDICQQAKVERCKTPGLLQPLPVPLQAWNTISLDFAQALPKSGGFDTVLVVIDTKFAKFIPLSHPFTALTVAQAFITHVYDTFGMPQFIISNRDRIFTSALWQELFKLEDVKLNMSSSYHPQTDGQTERLNQCLEAYFRCTVHACPTKWSQWLSQAQYWYNTSFHSTLGKTPYEVLFARKPGHFGIADLGQCTVPDVQMWLQERAGLNELLHQQLTQAQQRMKHQADKHRSERQFEVDDLVYLKLQPYVQLFVAKRSCQKLSFRFFGPYEVLE from the exons ATGGCAGAAGGCGAAGTCGGATCTCTATCGGAGAAGGTTACTGAGCTCACAGGTAACCTCAACGCCATCCTCAGGTCGCTGCAGGGGATGGAGAAGTGGATTCCATCGGTGGACGCTAGCATGAAGGAACTACGACAAGCTGTAGATCAAGTCAACTCCCAAGTCACGATCCTGGAGAACCGAAGCCAGGAGACTACAACTCCAAAGGGACAAATGCCCAAAGGGCACTGCGTTGAGGAGAATCACCAGGAGAATGCTACTAGGGCAAGTTTTGCCCAAGAGCGACCCCTG GACGACTTACTTGGAGAAACTAATGTGAAGTCGTCTGGCGAGACCTCATTCAGAGAGCCCTACAAGCCTAGCTCCAAGACACCATTCTCGGGCAAGGGAATTCTGGGATCATCACCAGATGAGAACAAGAAGGTGAAGGAAAAGCCAAGGTGGGAGGAGAGGTTTGACTCACTCAAGGCAGCAAGAAGGGCTCGAGGAGAATGCTTCAAGTGCGGGGAGAAATACGGGCCTGGACACAAATGTCCTAAATCTGTGCAGTTACATGTCTTAGAAGAACTGCTGGAGGTATTTCTGGCACAAGAAGGCAACAGTCACAATGAGGAAGAGACTGAAGGTACTAGTGATGAGGAACTCGTGCTATCTGAATGTGCAATGTCAGGTACCACTGGGAAAAGAACAATAAGGCTACAAGGGTTGCTGCAGAATCAAGAGATTCTTGTTCTAGTGGACTCGGGAAGTTTTAGTAACTTTCTTTCTGAGCAATTGGTGTCCAAGTTACAACTACCCACTCAGACCAGTGCACCATCCCAAGTTACCATTGCTGATGGCggaaaaatattatgcaatcAAGTTGTTGCTAACCTGGAATGGTGGTGTCAAGGACATACATTCAGTACTGATCTGAAGGTTCTTTCTCTCGGCAGCTACGATATGATACTGGGAATGGAATGGTTGGAAGATTTCAGCCCCATGTGGATTGACTGGAAGCGCAAAAAGATGAGGTTCACTTATGCAGGCAATAGAATTACGTTGGTTGGGGTTAAGGAACAGTTGGATCACTGTAAACCAGTGACAGCTAAGCAACTCAAAGGGTTGGCCAAGTCAGGGGCAATTGCTCAACTGGTACAGCTTTGTTCACTTGAGGAAGCAAAATTAGATCAGCAAATACCCCCAGAAATTCAGCAGGTCTTGGAGA GAACCAAACCTGTGAACCTGAAACCATACAGATACTCTCCAGGACAGAAGGATGAAATAGAAAGACAAGTAAAACAGATGTTACATCAAGGAATTATCAAACCTAGCACCAGCCCTTTTGCTTCACCTATTTCGCTGGTCAGGAAAAAGGATGGAACCTGGAGGTTTTGTGTTGACTACCGTGGTTTGAATGAGGTGATGGTCAAGAACAAATTTCCAATGCTAGTGGTGGATGAGTTGTTGGATGAATTAGCTGGAGCTCAATGGTTCACCAAACTTGATATGAGGTTAGGGTATCACCAAATCAAGCTGTTGGATGAAGATGAACACAAAACAGCTTTCAAAACCCATCATGGATTGTATGAATTTAGGGTGATGCCTTTTGGACTAACCAATGCACCTGCCACCTTTCAGGGACTCATGAACTCCATTTTTGCCCCCATGCTCAGAAAAGGTGTGTTGGTGTTTGTAGATGACATTATGGTCTATAGCTCCAGCCTGCAGGAGCATGTCTATCACCTGCAGCAAGTGTTTGAATTACTTCAACAACACCAACTATTTGTCAAGGCCAGTAAATGTTCTTTTGCACAACAACAGTTGGAGTATTTGGGGCACATAATTGGGGTGACAGGGGTAGCAACTGACCCAGCTAAAATTCAGGCAGTTACAGATTGGCCAGTTCTAAAGACACTCAAACAGTTGAGAGGTTTTTTGGGGCTCACAGGATATTATCGAAAATTTATGCAGCATTATGGATTATTGGCAAAACCACTCACTAATCTGCTGAAAAAGGGGGTCAGTTACAATTGGACCAGTGTTGAACAGGAGGCCTTTGACTGCCTAAAACATGCCTTAACTCATGCACCTGTTCTGAAATTGCCAGACTTCCAAAAGGAATTTGTAATTGAGACAGATGCCAGCGGCAAGGGTATTGGAGCCGTCCTCATGCAGGATGGGCATCCCCTGGCATATATCAGCAAGGCATTCGGTAGTAAATCTCAGAGTTTATCAACCTATGAGAAAGAGTGTCTAGCAATTCTACTTGCTATCAGAAAATGGAGACAGTACCTTCAGCACAATGTCTTCACTATTCAGACCGACCACAAAAGTCTCATTCATTTGGGGGAGCAGCAGTTGCTTACTGGAATGCAGCACAAGGCCTTTCTTAAACTGATGGGGTTGCAATACAAATTGAGGTATAAGAAGGGACAGGAGAATCAGGCCGCTGATGCTCTTTCACGCAAAAATGAAGAGGAGAATATGGCCATTTCTACTAGTGTGCAAAAATGGCTAGAAATAATCCAAGAGGGGTATGAAAGAGATGATAAAGCTAAACATTTGCTCGCTAAACTTAGTTTGAGTCAGTCGGGAATGGGGGATTTTCAGCTGCAACAGGGCATCATAAGGCATAAGGGAAAAATCTGTTTGG GAGTTCATGCTACTTATCAGAGAATTAAGGGGTTATTCAGTTGGAAGGGACTAAAAAAGGATGTGCAACAGTATGTTTTGAGCTGTGACATCTGTCAACAGGCTAAGGTGGAACGTTGTAAGACACCAGGCCTACTCCAACCTTTGCCAGTGCCATTGCAGGCTTGGAATACAATTAGCCTAGACTTTGCGCAAGCTTTGCCCAAGTCTGGGGGATTCGACACAGTGTTGGTGGTCATCGATACCAAGTTTGCCAAATTCATACCCCTTTCTCATCCTTTTACTGCTCTAACAGTGGCTCAGGCTTTCATCACCCACGTGTATGACACATTTGGCATGCCTCAGTTCATCATTTCTAACAGGGACCGCATCTTTACAAGCGCACTGTGGCAGGAGTTGTTTAAACTAGAAGATGTGAAGCTAAATATGAGCTCGTCGTACCATCCTCAAACTGATGGACAGACTGAGCGTTTGAATCAATGTTTGGAAGCTTATTTTCGCTGTACAGTCCATGCTTGCCCCACCAAGTGGTCTCAGTGGCTTTCCCAAGCACAATACTGGTATAACACTTCTTTCCATAGCACACTGGGTAAGACCCCCTATGAAGTTCTGTTTGCTCGCAAGCCCGGTCACTTTGGCATAGCTGATTTGGGGCAATGTACTGTTCCTGATGTGCAAATGTGGTTGCAAGAACGAGCTGGACTAAATGAGTTGCTCCATCAGCAGCTTACACAAGCGCAACAACGTATGAAACATCAAGCAGATAAGCATCGATCTGAACGACAGTTCGAAGTTGATGACTTGGTCTATCTGAAGTTACAGCCGTACGTTCAACTGTTTGTGGCCAAGAGATCTTGCCAAAAGCTCAGTTTTCGCTTCTTTGGTCCCTATGAAGTTCTGGAGTGA